A part of Thermodesulfobacteriota bacterium genomic DNA contains:
- a CDS encoding HAD-IC family P-type ATPase, whose product MLRDFDVEPTKGLSTSEVKTRLKRHGPNRLKEAKGKSAFIVLLNQFKSLIVLLLAAAALVSFAFGDVIEGVAIVVVIFINAAIGFVMEIRAIRSMEALRRMVRINTRVRRDGHLQEVFAEELVPGDIVILEGGDLVPSDIRLIEASKLQADESSLTGESIPVSKRTEPIEEDAPLAERTNMVYMGTSLTRGSCEGVVVSTGINTELGQIASLVEEAKEETTPLERRLELLGQNLIWATLAITGIIAILGVIRGKELILMIETAIALAVAAIPEGLPIVATIALARGMMRMARRNALINRLSAVETLGSTNIICTDKTGTLTENRMTVTRIETDSGEFEITGEQLSRKGDFIFNGKVIDPLSEKAVRDILEIGVLCNNATLRKGAEEKALGEPLELSLLVAGAKAGIYREEIIKTAPEVREESFDPALNMMATFHKENGRYRVAVKGAPESVLDVSTSLVSSGDKNELSPSLRKRWLERNTELAQKGFRMLALATKVVSDETVNPYENLTFLGLACLLDPPRSDVRESILQCRESGIRVV is encoded by the coding sequence GTGCTCAGGGATTTTGACGTCGAACCAACTAAAGGGCTAAGCACATCCGAGGTTAAGACAAGACTGAAAAGACACGGACCTAACCGTCTTAAGGAGGCGAAAGGGAAAAGCGCCTTTATCGTCCTTCTCAATCAGTTCAAGAGTCTTATAGTCCTGCTCCTCGCCGCCGCTGCTCTTGTCTCCTTCGCCTTTGGGGATGTTATAGAGGGTGTGGCGATAGTAGTTGTGATTTTTATTAATGCAGCTATAGGTTTTGTAATGGAGATTAGGGCCATCCGTTCTATGGAGGCATTGAGGCGCATGGTTAGAATAAATACCAGGGTTCGGCGCGATGGTCACTTGCAGGAGGTTTTTGCCGAAGAGCTCGTTCCGGGCGATATAGTGATCCTCGAGGGGGGTGACCTTGTACCGTCCGATATCAGGCTAATAGAAGCCTCAAAGCTTCAGGCCGACGAGTCTTCTCTGACGGGCGAGTCTATCCCAGTTTCAAAGCGGACGGAGCCTATTGAAGAAGATGCACCTCTTGCGGAACGCACCAACATGGTATACATGGGCACATCTTTAACTCGGGGATCGTGTGAGGGAGTTGTTGTCTCCACGGGGATAAATACGGAGCTCGGTCAGATCGCTTCTTTAGTGGAAGAGGCAAAGGAAGAGACCACGCCGCTCGAAAGACGACTGGAACTTCTTGGTCAAAATCTAATTTGGGCTACCCTGGCGATTACTGGAATTATCGCTATTCTCGGCGTCATACGTGGAAAGGAATTAATTCTCATGATTGAAACGGCTATCGCACTGGCTGTCGCGGCTATACCTGAAGGATTGCCGATTGTTGCAACAATAGCTCTCGCCCGGGGGATGATGCGTATGGCCAGGCGTAATGCATTGATAAATCGACTTTCTGCGGTCGAAACCTTAGGTTCGACTAATATAATCTGTACCGACAAGACAGGCACTTTAACCGAAAACAGGATGACAGTGACCAGGATAGAAACTGATTCAGGAGAGTTCGAGATAACTGGCGAACAATTAAGCAGGAAAGGAGATTTTATATTTAATGGAAAGGTGATCGATCCTCTGAGTGAAAAAGCAGTACGAGATATTCTTGAGATAGGCGTACTTTGTAATAATGCGACTTTAAGAAAAGGGGCTGAGGAAAAGGCCTTGGGTGAACCGCTTGAATTGTCACTCCTGGTTGCTGGTGCAAAGGCAGGAATATATCGTGAGGAGATCATTAAGACTGCACCCGAAGTAAGAGAGGAATCCTTTGATCCCGCACTCAACATGATGGCTACGTTTCATAAGGAAAATGGTCGCTATCGGGTTGCGGTGAAGGGTGCTCCCGAATCTGTGCTCGACGTGAGCACCAGTCTTGTTAGTTCTGGTGATAAGAATGAACTTTCGCCGTCACTTCGAAAAAGATGGCTGGAGCGTAACACTGAACTCGCACAGAAAGGGTTTCGTATGTTGGCTCTTGCCACTAAGGTGGTTTCTGATGAAACTGTCAATCCATATGAAAATCTAACCTTTCTTGGCCTTGCTTGTCTTTTAGATCCGCCACGCTCTGATGTTCGAGAGTCTATCCTGCAATGTCGGGAGTCAGGAATACGGGTTGT
- a CDS encoding sodium:calcium antiporter produces the protein MHISIQFIALAVIIFFSGWRLAKYGDIIAEKTGLGRTWIGVILMASITSLPELITGISSVTIFDLPNITAGDLLGSCMFNILIIALLDAIVGSVPISTRVHEGHVLSASFGIFMLGLVSLGLFMGSNFTSIGWVGLYSLIIIPVYFIAMRIIFLYEKIRISKIIKEITEELLYDRVSKSRAYGMYSLNALILIGAATYLPHVGQEIAAVTGLSQTFVGTMFIAVSTSLPEVVVTIAAVRIGAVDLAVGNLLGSNLFNCCVLALDDILYIKGPILSYVSQKQIIPASSGILMTAIAIIGLTYRASKKPLIFAWDSIGILVVYFVAILVLYTMR, from the coding sequence GTGCACATATCGATTCAATTCATAGCCCTTGCGGTGATAATATTTTTCTCCGGTTGGAGACTCGCAAAATACGGTGACATAATCGCTGAGAAAACGGGGTTAGGAAGAACATGGATAGGCGTTATCCTTATGGCTTCCATTACTTCTTTGCCCGAATTAATCACCGGTATCAGCTCTGTAACCATATTTGATCTCCCTAATATTACGGCAGGAGATTTACTTGGAAGTTGCATGTTTAATATTCTCATTATTGCTTTACTCGATGCGATAGTTGGCTCTGTGCCGATCTCGACAAGGGTTCATGAAGGGCATGTTCTTTCGGCAAGCTTCGGCATATTCATGCTTGGCTTAGTAAGCCTGGGTCTTTTTATGGGCTCGAATTTTACTTCGATCGGCTGGGTTGGTTTATATAGTTTGATAATTATTCCTGTCTACTTTATTGCAATGAGGATTATTTTCTTGTATGAAAAGATTCGAATTTCCAAAATCATTAAGGAGATAACGGAGGAGCTTCTATATGATAGAGTTTCTAAATCACGAGCCTACGGGATGTATTCCTTAAATGCACTGATATTAATTGGCGCGGCTACCTATCTCCCACATGTTGGACAGGAGATTGCCGCAGTTACTGGTCTTAGCCAAACCTTTGTAGGTACTATGTTTATAGCTGTTTCGACATCGTTGCCTGAGGTAGTAGTAACGATAGCTGCTGTTAGAATTGGGGCGGTAGATCTCGCAGTCGGCAACCTTTTGGGGAGTAATCTATTTAACTGTTGTGTATTGGCACTGGATGATATTTTATATATAAAGGGACCGATTCTTTCCTATGTTTCGCAAAAACAAATAATCCCTGCTAGTTCTGGAATATTGATGACAGCGATCGCGATCATAGGTTTGACCTATAGGGCCAGCAAAAAACCCCTGATATTTGCCTGGGATTCTATTGGTATTCTAGTAGTCTATTTTGTAGCTATACTTGTTTTGTACACGATGAGATAG